Proteins from one Erysipelothrix larvae genomic window:
- a CDS encoding helicase-related protein: MCPFCFASEPYYFHHGICRRCLPYRGASLEEKDQLCVLTQADLSIELTQAQIESAHQIIDHCFSTHVCVEAVCGAGKTEMCVPLIEHCLSRGLKIGWATPRKQIVIELSERLQTYFKDSKIVAVYGSNTEIVEGDLVVCTTHQIFRYHHYFDVLILDEPDAFPFKGNQLLQDLLRASLKGYCVFLSATFDNHQFINFGPIHKIYVNQRPSMEPLSVPIVTMSLWRMILELWFLRSEKVLLFVPTIQTATLFSKILQCRCITSKNEHAAQEIEQFRREQSGILVTTTVLERGVTFKDCFVVVYDAGHVVFDEASLTQISGRVRRGMNPKKGHCMFYVKERSKVVDACINRIQKANGAGYASQG, translated from the coding sequence ATGTGTCCTTTTTGTTTTGCAAGCGAACCCTATTATTTTCATCATGGTATTTGTAGGCGTTGTTTACCCTATCGTGGTGCTTCCCTTGAAGAAAAAGATCAACTGTGTGTTTTAACACAGGCAGATTTATCCATCGAACTAACCCAGGCACAAATTGAAAGTGCCCACCAGATAATTGACCATTGCTTTTCAACACATGTTTGTGTAGAAGCGGTATGTGGTGCGGGCAAGACTGAGATGTGTGTTCCATTGATTGAACATTGTCTGAGTCGTGGACTTAAAATTGGGTGGGCAACACCACGAAAGCAAATTGTAATTGAGCTCAGTGAGAGACTTCAAACCTATTTTAAAGATTCGAAAATTGTTGCGGTTTATGGCTCGAACACTGAGATTGTTGAAGGGGATTTAGTTGTGTGTACGACACATCAAATCTTTCGGTATCATCACTACTTTGATGTTTTGATTTTAGATGAACCGGACGCTTTTCCATTTAAAGGAAATCAATTGCTTCAAGATTTATTAAGGGCGAGTTTGAAAGGATATTGTGTATTTCTAAGTGCTACTTTTGACAATCATCAGTTTATTAACTTTGGACCCATTCATAAAATCTATGTAAATCAAAGACCCTCAATGGAACCTTTGTCTGTTCCGATTGTAACAATGAGCCTGTGGCGTATGATCTTGGAGTTGTGGTTCTTAAGAAGTGAAAAAGTGCTCTTATTTGTTCCTACAATCCAAACAGCCACATTGTTCTCAAAGATCTTACAATGCCGTTGTATCACATCTAAAAATGAACATGCTGCCCAAGAGATTGAACAGTTTAGACGTGAACAATCAGGAATTCTTGTCACAACAACAGTATTAGAACGCGGGGTAACATTTAAGGATTGTTTTGTTGTGGTGTATGATGCAGGTCATGTAGTATTTGATGAAGCTTCATTAACACAAATTTCAGGACGGGTACGGCGCGGGATGAATCCAAAGAAAGGACATTGTATGTTTTATGTCAAAGAGAGAAGCAAGGTGGTGGATGCATGCATCAATCGAATACAGAAAGCAAACGGTGCAGGATATGCTTCGCAAGGTTAA
- a CDS encoding ComF family protein has product MEIFTLFAYEEEPRQWFLQFKEGHDYCLGAIFLYGFRRKMRRKYRNFQIVYAPSHENSVKNRGFNVIETMMENVFSSQPIPVFTKGNDVYQKRLNREDRFKNVQDFRADLSLLDKTKGVLLVDDLVTTGATLSILSQTLTKNGYIVQIFSVYRHKTLES; this is encoded by the coding sequence ATGGAGATATTTACGTTGTTTGCATATGAAGAAGAACCACGACAATGGTTTCTCCAGTTTAAGGAAGGTCATGACTATTGCCTTGGTGCGATATTTTTATACGGTTTTCGAAGGAAAATGAGGAGAAAGTATCGTAATTTTCAGATTGTTTATGCGCCTTCACATGAAAATTCTGTGAAAAATCGTGGGTTTAATGTTATTGAAACTATGATGGAAAATGTGTTTTCTTCACAACCAATTCCTGTGTTTACCAAGGGGAATGATGTGTACCAGAAACGATTAAATCGAGAAGATCGATTCAAAAACGTCCAAGATTTTAGAGCAGACCTCTCGCTTTTGGATAAAACAAAGGGTGTTCTTTTGGTCGATGATTTAGTGACAACAGGGGCAACTTTATCGATATTATCGCAAACGCTTACAAAAAACGGCTATATTGTGCAGATATTTAGTGTTTATAGGCATAAAACGCTTGAATCATGA
- a CDS encoding cold shock domain-containing protein, protein MRGKVKSFNKNKGFGFISIEDGRDVFFHYSHIVMEGFKTIEEEAEVEFEMVETDRGVQAHNIVRIS, encoded by the coding sequence ATGAGAGGGAAAGTTAAATCATTCAACAAGAACAAGGGATTTGGATTTATTTCAATTGAAGATGGCCGCGATGTTTTCTTCCATTATTCACATATCGTGATGGAAGGATTTAAAACAATCGAGGAAGAAGCTGAGGTTGAATTCGAGATGGTAGAAACTGACCGGGGAGTCCAAGCACACAATATTGTTCGCATATCATAA
- the secA gene encoding preprotein translocase subunit SecA, whose product MGFLSNLFSGDRKILKEIELIADEIISLEDATRALSDDELKQKTTEFKQRIANGESLDDLLVEAYAVVREAAYRVIGEFPYKVQLMGGIVLHRGDIAEMKTGEGKTLTSILPVYLNALSGKGVHVVTVNEYLAQRDANWMGEIHRFLGLTVGCNVRALPASDKRAVYLCDVTYTTNAEVGFDYLRDNMVTRIENRVLRPLNFALVDEVDSILVDESRTPLIISGGARDGAKLYEQADKFAKKLSEGADYVVDIKSKTAQLTEGGVEKAERTFKVNNLYDLENSSLVHYINNALKANYTMTCDVEYMVDSNQVVIIDQFTGRAMEGREFSDGLHQALEAKEGVTIKQESITLATITYQNFFRLYEKLAGMTGTAKTEEEEFLEIYNMRVLEIPTNRPVARVDYADLVFGTKKAKFEALIEEVRELHEKGQPVLVGTVAVETSEYLSMMMRQRKIKHEVLNAKNHAREATIIEKAGRKGSVTIATNMAGRGTDIKLDDESRALGGLAVLGSERHESRRIDNQLRGRSGRQGDPGFSRFYVSFEDDLMLRHGSERFEFMFKTLDDTVIENKTLTKQIGAAQKRVEGVNFDIRKQLLDYDDVLRQQREIMYDQRNFVLENEDVHALVKDMVKRVMSDLVSAHINLEEKEFSLDKEGLMESLKAFELNAVVTEQDLDSNDKAQLVDVLTEKAWGLYDAKIMPVKEQFGRIEREMVLRMIDRAWVDHIDMMSKLREGIHLRAYAQGKPLQAYVEEGYEMFEEMQSQIATDVVTFATRVKIEHRQG is encoded by the coding sequence ATGGGCTTTTTATCTAACTTATTTAGTGGTGATCGTAAGATCCTAAAAGAGATTGAATTAATCGCTGATGAGATTATTTCATTAGAGGATGCGACACGCGCACTAAGTGATGATGAATTAAAACAAAAAACAACAGAATTTAAACAACGAATTGCAAATGGTGAATCGTTAGACGACCTCTTAGTAGAGGCGTATGCAGTCGTAAGGGAAGCGGCATACCGAGTAATCGGAGAATTCCCATATAAAGTGCAATTGATGGGTGGTATTGTATTACACCGCGGTGATATTGCGGAAATGAAAACAGGTGAAGGGAAGACATTGACGTCTATCTTACCCGTTTATTTAAATGCATTAAGTGGTAAAGGTGTTCACGTTGTTACTGTCAATGAATACTTGGCACAACGTGATGCGAATTGGATGGGTGAAATTCACCGTTTCCTAGGACTTACAGTAGGATGTAATGTTCGTGCACTGCCAGCATCCGATAAACGTGCTGTTTATCTTTGTGATGTTACATATACGACAAATGCCGAAGTTGGGTTTGACTACCTAAGAGATAACATGGTAACTCGTATCGAAAATCGTGTACTTAGACCCCTTAACTTTGCGCTGGTCGATGAGGTCGATTCGATCTTAGTCGATGAATCAAGAACGCCACTTATTATTTCAGGTGGTGCGCGTGATGGTGCAAAACTTTATGAACAAGCAGATAAGTTCGCAAAGAAATTGTCCGAAGGGGCTGACTATGTTGTTGATATTAAGTCAAAGACTGCACAACTTACTGAAGGTGGTGTTGAAAAAGCGGAACGTACATTTAAGGTTAATAACCTTTATGATCTCGAAAACTCTTCGCTTGTTCACTACATCAACAACGCATTAAAAGCCAACTATACGATGACGTGTGATGTTGAGTATATGGTTGATAGCAATCAAGTTGTGATTATTGATCAATTTACTGGACGTGCTATGGAAGGCCGTGAATTCTCAGATGGACTTCACCAAGCACTTGAAGCTAAAGAAGGCGTTACCATCAAGCAAGAGTCTATTACACTTGCAACAATCACATATCAAAACTTCTTCCGTCTGTATGAAAAACTTGCGGGGATGACGGGTACTGCGAAAACTGAAGAAGAAGAATTCTTGGAAATCTACAACATGCGTGTCTTGGAAATTCCAACAAACCGTCCTGTAGCGCGTGTTGATTACGCTGACTTAGTATTTGGCACTAAAAAGGCTAAATTTGAAGCGCTAATCGAAGAAGTACGTGAACTTCATGAAAAAGGACAACCAGTCCTTGTGGGTACTGTAGCGGTTGAAACAAGTGAATACTTAAGTATGATGATGCGTCAACGCAAAATCAAACACGAAGTCTTAAATGCGAAGAACCATGCACGTGAAGCAACAATTATTGAAAAGGCTGGCCGTAAGGGTTCCGTAACTATCGCAACCAATATGGCAGGTCGTGGTACCGATATTAAATTAGACGATGAAAGTCGCGCTTTAGGTGGTCTTGCGGTATTGGGGAGTGAACGACACGAATCCCGCCGTATTGACAATCAGTTAAGAGGACGTTCCGGACGTCAAGGAGACCCTGGGTTCTCCCGTTTCTACGTATCCTTTGAAGATGATCTGATGTTACGACATGGATCTGAGCGATTCGAATTTATGTTTAAAACCTTAGATGATACAGTCATTGAAAATAAAACACTGACGAAACAAATCGGTGCAGCTCAAAAACGTGTAGAAGGTGTTAACTTCGACATTCGTAAGCAATTGCTTGACTATGATGATGTATTGCGTCAACAACGTGAGATTATGTATGATCAACGTAACTTTGTGTTAGAAAATGAAGATGTGCACGCACTTGTGAAAGACATGGTGAAACGTGTAATGTCTGATTTAGTTTCTGCACATATCAATCTTGAAGAAAAGGAATTCTCTCTTGATAAAGAAGGACTCATGGAATCCTTGAAGGCATTTGAATTGAATGCGGTCGTAACTGAACAGGATTTAGATTCAAATGATAAGGCCCAATTAGTTGACGTATTGACTGAAAAAGCATGGGGCTTGTATGATGCGAAAATTATGCCTGTAAAAGAGCAGTTTGGACGCATTGAACGTGAAATGGTATTACGAATGATTGACCGTGCGTGGGTTGATCACATTGACATGATGAGTAAACTACGTGAGGGAATTCATCTTCGTGCTTATGCACAAGGGAAACCACTTCAAGCGTATGTTGAAGAAGGTTATGAAATGTTTGAAGAAATGCAAAGCCAAATTGCGACAGATGTCGTTACCTTTGCAACACGTGTAAAAATTGAACATAGACAAGGGTGA